ATGCCGAAAGTGTTGAGATCGTATGGATAAAAATCAAGGACGAGAAGGGGGCCATCCAGCGGATTGAGGGACCGGTCCTGGCGATGATGCGCTCAGTCTATAAAAACAACCTCTCATCCCTGAATGTAAAGGCGGCCGCGTACGTGAACGGCGGAACTGTCTCGGTACCGGCAGGCACTTTCGCCGCGACCAACAAGGTCGAAGCGGAGGTCAGCTTCCTCGGAAAAACCCACCGCTCAACGGCATGGCACCATTCCGCCGTACCCATCAACGGAATGGTGAAGTCGGTCTCGGAGGACGGGAAGAACCAGACCGTTCTGCTGGGCTTCGGCCTTAAAGGGGCGGTTTCGGAATTCTAAAGAACGCGCCATTCGCCTGCCGCGGCCTGACGCCGAGCGTTTCCGGCCGCGGCGCTTTACTCGACCCTCTTTTCTTTTCCCTGAATGTAGCCCCATCGTTCAAGCAGTTTGTTGACGTCCTTCGACAGGTATTTCTCGTTCGAGACTCCGCGCAGACCCCGATTAAGCGAATCGTGCCAGTAGTACAGCACCCCGCCGGCCATTGCCGCAACCTCGGGAATGGGCTCGCCGCCCGCTGCGCCCGAAGCCGGGTCCAGCCTGAACGCTCCGCCCCTCCGGGGGAAAACCGGCAGAAGGTAACGACCGGCCAAAAGCGCGCCGGCATCCGCCGGCACCACCATACACGCGGCGCCCGCGGGTATCGTCTGAAAGCGTATACGGTCGCCGGGCGCCAACGTAAAGGCGATCTCCTTTCTGCCGATTTTACGAATTGCCGACCGGCCCGAGCCCGGCGATAAATACTCCAGGTCATAGAAAAACCCGTCCACCACGCGCAGCCTTCCGCCCGTCATCGTTTCGTTAGCCGAAATATAATTGTCCGGCTGCCTGAAGCGTTCCCCGGCCAGCACCCCCCTCATGCGTCGGGTGTCGTCCGGGCGTTCGGCCACGATGTTTCTCCGCTCGTCCGGATCGTTTTTCAGGTCGTACAGCTCGGCATATTCCTTCACGACCTCGCCTCCCCAGTGGTGTGGTCGCACACCGAAGCCGTAAAACCGCTCCGCGTACTTGTATCCATGCGCGCGCACGGAATACATCATCCTTCCCTCGCTGTACACCGGCCGTTCGTCGCGCTCGGTCCCGTCGAGGATCGGCCGTATCGTTTTACCCTGGAAGCTCACCGGCGCACCGATTCCCATAAAATCGAGGACGGTCGGCGCAATGTCCATACTGCGCACCTGCGAGTCTATCCTCACGCTTCGATGGGGAATTCCCTTCTGCGGTTTGATGACCAGCGGTACGCGCAATTCCTCGTCGTATTGCGTCTGCCCGTGGGAATACAAGGCCCTGACATCGGTAAAGGGGCTCATTTCCTTGTCGGGGCTGAATATCTCCCCGTGGTCGGAGGTCACCACAATAATCGTGTTTTCATAGAGCCCCAATCGCTTCAGCACGTCGACCACCTTCCCGAGATATTCGTCAGTATAGGCGACCTCGCCGAGATAGGCGCGAAACCACGGATGGAGCGAGGGGAAGCGCGTGCGCAACGGCGCAAGATAGCGCTCCGGGGGGACGTATGCGTTATGCGGTGCGTTATAGTTTATAAAAAGGAAAAACCTTCGCTTTGCGTTATTTTCGATCCAGGCCACCGCCTCGTCGGTGATGTCGACCGTGTCCCGCACCGGCGTCTGGTACTCGGAGAGCTCGTCGAAGTCGAGGTCCACGCCGATGCCGGTATAGTCGATTATAAAGGCGTTGTTCCCGATCGACCGGGTGATGTAGCCGGATTCTTTCAGAATGCTCGTCATGGACCGCGTGCCGCTCTTCCGGTAGAAGAACTCCTTTTCCTCGTCGCTGACCGGCGGATAGAAGATGTTCACACCGGTGCGCGACGCCTGTACACCCGCGAGCATGCAGATGGTGGAGGGCCTGGTCCAGTTGGAGACGACAAAATGATTGCCAAAGACAATCCCGTCGCGGGCGAGCGCGTCGATGGATGGAGTGAGGCCGTAGCGTTGCACGACCGCATCGACCGCGTCGGCACGCAGGGAATCTATGGAGATGAAGACGACGTTCGGTGGTCGTGATGATTTCGATTTCCGCGTGAAGATCCGGGGATTGGCCAGAAAGACGTGAGTGGTCTTCTCCGAGGCGCTGGAGAGCCGGAACTCGATGGATACGTCATCGAGCGCGATGCCTTCCAGATCGATCGTGTAATCTTTCCAACCCCGCTCGGGGATACCGTCGCCGCCGATCCTGAAAATCTCGTCGCTCTTTCCATCACCGGTCACCGAAATAGACAGATCGCACCGCGAATTTCGCACCCCCAGGCCTCCAAGGGAGAAACTCAGGGTCGTTCCGCGCGCATCGGTTTTCAGCGGGATGGCGATACGGCAGGGCGAGCGCTTCACGGCGCCGATGTAGAGTGAACGGCGCATGTTCTGGAACATCTTTACGGCGTCGATCTCGAAACCAACCTTGACAACTCGCGGAGAATCGACACCATACGGATCGCGGTAGAGCCTTTCGTATCGCAACAGATCCGTGTACTTCACGGCGAACCCGTCGTCTTCCACCAAAGCGGTACCGAAACCGTCGATGAGGTCGGCGGCGATTTCCTCACTGTCCGTCCATCCCAAGGCGGAGCAACCCGCCGCGAGCAGTGAGCACAGCGCCAGCAATGCAAGCGGCCCGCACCGGCGACTCCGTTTTTTCCTCTCGTTCTTCACAGGCCTGTAGTCCGATATCCGGCTTTCCGCATGCGGCATTTTACCCTTACGCTTTTTTTAGGATACAAAAAAATCATTGCACCGTCCGCTCCGCATCGCAGCCTTCGAATGGGTCACGGCCGGGAAGCGAAACCTGAAAATTGTCGATTGCGACGCCGCAAGTTGACCTTAAAAAAAGAATTGCTTTTGAGCCCGGCCGGTTCGACTATAGAAAGCATGGAGGCCGGATTCATAAATCCGGCCCCACGGCAAGGAGAACTCCCGATGATAATCGATGAAAAACAGATAATTCGCGTCGCCGAGCTCGCACGACTCGATCTGACCGAACAGGAAAAAAAGGAGTACTCGCGCCAGCTTTCGGACATCCTGGCCTATGTCGAAAAAATCAACGAGATGGACACGGCAAACGTGTTGCCCACCGACCATATAGTCGAGCTCAATAACGTCTTCCGTGATGACGTTGTGCGTGAATCCGTCGACGCTTCCGCCCTGCGCTCCATGGCTCCGTGCTTCGAGGACGGGCACGTCGTGGTGCCGATCATCATCGAGGGGCAGGAATGACGCGCCTCTTTATCGGCCTTCCCATCGATGCGCAGATGCGTACGGCGCTGCGCCCCGCGTATGAATTTCTATCCGGACATGACCACGTCCTCAAGGCGGCTCCTCCGGAGAATTATCACATCACCGTCAAGTTTCTGGGCGAGTGCGACGGCAATGTGGCCAACGCGATCGAAAGCACCTTCCTCGAGATCCCGGTGCCGACCGTCGATATCCCGTTCACGCTCTCGGGGATGGGCGCTTTCCCGGACATGAAAAAGCCGACGGTTATATGGGCCGGGCTGAGGGCCGAAGCCGAGCTGATGGGGCAGCTTTTAAAAAATGTCGAGCGATTCGCCTCCAATTTCCGCTTCAGGCACGAAAAGCGCCAGTTCACCCCGCACCTCACGCTCGCACGGCTCAGAAGCGGGAGGAAGATCACGGGGGACCTCCTGAAGTTCATAGAAAAGAACACCGACACCCTCTACGGTGAATCCTTATTCACCCGCCTTTCACTCTACTCGTCCAGGCTGACACCGGATGGCGCGGTCTACACGGAACTCAAGTCCAAGTCGTTCTGATGAAATCAGGTCTTCGGCAGATCGTCTAAACTCCTCGCCCTGCCGGTTGAAATTTCACGGCCCGTCGGCTCAAAAAGCCCCTTGGTTTTGACTGGACACAAAAGCCCTGCCAGGTAAGCTTACCGAATCGACCGGCATGGAGCTGACAATGGCTGAGTGTAAACGATGCGGAAGCTGCTGCCAGGATGTAAGACTGGCGGAGTCTCCCGATATGCTGGAGAGGGCGTATCACTACTGGAAAAAAACGCCCTCAATAGACCCGAACTTCTCGGAAATCTACCTGATCTTCCCCATGCTGCGGTTCCTGTACGAGGACCGGCGGGAAGATCTGCCGTATCATTACCGCTGCGTTCACTACGGAATCGGCGAAAACGGACTGCCCGCGTGCTCAATCCACCCGATTCGGCCGCGAATGTGCCGGGACTTTCCCTACTATAACGAAGCCGAACACCTCGATCGGAACGGACCGGTAAGCCCCTATGGAGGATGCGGATACAACGACACCGACTGATACCCCATCGTAATACTCTTGACTTCGCCGAGCCGGCACCGTACCGTAGCGTCCATTGAAACACGGCACGCCGGAGGCGCACCGTGGGAATTGACTGATCGCAGGAGGAATCCCAGGAAGATGCTGTTTCGAAAGCCCGCAACGGTAAAAGTAACGATAAAATTATTTTCCGGCATCAACAGGGACCTCGGACTGCCCGACTACGACCCTTCCCGCGGGATCGAGCTTCTGGTCCGCGATGGAACACGTCTAAAAAAAGCATTAAAGCGGCTCGGCATGCGCAAATTGATGCATAATGCCTATTTCCGAAACGGTGAGCGGGCCGGGCTCTGGACCCGCCTCGGGGATGGAGACGAGATATCCTGCATTAAGCCTTCCGCCGGCGGCTGAATTCCTCACTCCATGTCATCATACCCGGAAGGCAGGTATTCCCTGTTGATGTTTTCCATCGATCGAAACATGTTTACCCTGGCGCCGGGGTTCAGCCCTTCCAATTCGCCAATGATCCTTCTCGCCCCCGAGCGTTTTGACTGATCGGACCAGGGACACTCACCCCCGATCGGAGAGAGCCCGGCCGCCAGTGCATACTCGGAGACCTGCCGCTTCATCAACAGCCCGAGTGGGCGTATTATGTCGAACTCGCCCCCGAACATGGGAAGTCGCAGCGGCATGGTACTGAATTTGGCGTGAAAGGTCATGTTAAGGAGGAGCGTTTCGATTACATCATCCAGATGGTGTCCGAATGCCAGGCGCGAAAATCCCACCTCCTTCATAACTGCGAAAAGCGCCTTTCTGCGGTGCCACGAGCAGAAAAAGCACCTCGAATCCCCGACCGAAAAATCGACCTGCCCTTGAACGGTTCGCACCATCAGCTCAACGTTCCGCTCGCGGCAGAAAGCTTCCAGAAAACCGACATCGGCCCGCACGCCCAAACCTTCCATGTGGATATGGGCGGCGGCGATATGATACGAAATCGGAAGACCGCGGCGCCTGCCGGCGACCGCGTCCAGGAGGACGAGGGAATCGATACCACCCGAAAGGGCGATTAAAACCCTGTCCCCCTCCGCAATCATCCCGTAGCGGTTAATCGCCTTTCCGACTATCTTTCGGAGAGTTTTTATGCGATATTCTGTCTTCATACTGTTTCGATATCTCACAGTAAAATTATTGCACGTTCGGCAGGCGTAATATAGAATAAGCGCTTGAAAAATACAGGCGTATTTTTATTATTACACAATAATCAGGTCGTTGTCGGAGTCTGGATGGCTTTCCCCGGCAACTTGGGTGTTATGGCGAAAGGTTAAAAACCGTATCATTCGCACTATATCCTTCACCGTACGTCACCTGTTTTTTGCAGTGCGTATTGAAGAAGGGGAACGGACTGATGGCACGAGCACTGATAGTTGACGACTCCAAATTCATGCGCAAGATAATACGAGACACCCTGGAAGAAGGCGGGCATGTCATACTCGCCGAGGCCGACAACGGCATCGACGGCATAGATGAATATCGTAAATTAAAGCCCGACTTCGTCACTATGGACGTCACCATGACCGGCAAGGACGGCATACAGGCGGTATCCGATATCCAGGCGATCGATCCCGATGCCAGGATAATCATAATATCCGCGATGAGCGAAACCACGCTGAAGTTAAACGACGAGAAACTGCATGCGAACGCGTTTATAACCAAACCGTTCGACAAAAAGAAACTCCTGGATACCATCAATACAATTCTATGAGCGGACAGAACTATCTCAGGCTGTATACCATCGCAACTCCCGCGGAGTCGGCCTTCCTCCTGAACGAGGGGCGGGCGTATTTCTTCGTCTCGAATTCCGACAAGTACGCCCTCAAGGGGAACAACCTCATAATCGGGGCGACCGAGCTCATACTCAACAACCTGCTCGACATGAACCTTCCCCGGCTCGAAACCGCCCTCGGTGATCCCGATTCCAAAGTGAAAAAGATCCCCGCGGAAACATTCCTTTCCTCGCTCGACACATATTCGGTCGCACTCAATGTTTCAATGGTCATCGCCGAGCAGGTCGTACTCACCAACCAGATCATCAACACGAATCTGGAAAGCGTACAGGGTGATGAGAAAAGGATAAAGGAAACATCCATCGAGTATTACCGCATCGTAGCGCGGCTGCGCCAGGAATATGAAAAACGCCGGCTGCCCTGGCTCAAAATGCTGTCTGAAAAATTCGAGAACACGCTCATCTGCAAGCGGGGCGAGGCCTTCGGGCGCACAGCCGCTCCGACGAGGATCACCACTCCGCTGGTAAACACAGAAACAACCCTCGAACTCCCCAAAGACGCCGTCATCTGCGAGGAGGGCTCAATGGGCGACGAGATGTACATACTCCAGTCGGGGACCGTGGACGTGTTGATAAGCGGCACGCGCGTAACCTCCATCTCGGATCACGGATACGTTTTCGGCGAGATCGCGCTGCTGCTCGGGGAAAAGCGCACGGCGACGCTCAAGGCCAAGAGCGATGTCCTGCTTACTCGCCTGCGGAAAAGCGATCTTAAAAACATTACCGGCGCGCAGGACAGCATCCTCAGGGCCCTGCTGACCTCGCTGGCACAAAAGCATTATTATAATATCGAGAAGATCAAGGCGATCAGCGCCGTCATCATCGAGAAGGACCTCTCGACGGGCCCGGGAGAAAAGAGCAGGCAGATCCTCGAGGTCCAGCGCGCACAAAACGACCTCCTTTCATTAAAAAAGGAGGTCTCGGGAGTGTACACGGCCCGGAAGGCCGAATTCCTGGCGGAAATAGTTGAAGGCTTTTAGGCCTCTACATCCGAAGACACCAGGTCTCCTTTTTTCAGGGATTTAAGCCAGGTAAGCTCGGCTTTGAGGTGATTCTCAAGATACGTGAAGACGTGTATGTGGGATTTTTCCTCGGGGAGCTTCATTTCCTCATCGACCTTTTCCTTGATGTTGGCCAGCTTTTCCTTTACCGCCTCCATCCTGTCCTCGATAAACGCCTCTTTCTGCTCGGGTATCAGGGAATTGTAGAACATCAGCACGATGTCTATATCGAAGTGGATCATCGTATGGTCGAAATACTGCTTCAGCATCTTCCTGTAGTATTTACGTCCCGCGGGCATGATCTGGTAAATATAGCGCTCGGGATTTCCTCCCTCCTTCTCGGTGCCCACGCGCTTCACCCAGCCGTTGTCCACCGCCTTCTTGATGGCATAGTAGATCGAACCGAACTTGATGTCGACGTAATCCTCGAGACGCTCGACTATCTTCTTTTTGATCTCATAGCCGTACAGATTTTCCTCCATCAGGAGCCCCAGGATCGTTATTTCTATTTTCATATCAACCTCTCGGAGATGAAAAACATTAAAATTAAAATCATTGGTTTATTATATACATAATTTGGACACCGAGGCAATGATTAATTACCTGATATTGCAATAAAAATTGCGTATTATATACTATATTTTATAAGGAAATGTAATCAGGTTTACTATGTTAAATACCCTTTAAAAAAACGGGACGTTCCCCTGCCCTTGAATGCCGGGGCCTCCGCGCGGCTTAAAAGACGGCGGAATTCATTGGTCCGGCAGACATACGACATATCCAACAGAATTGTATTGATAATCCGCGGAATGAGAGGCCGTGAAACGCAGCTGCTGAATCAGGTAAATTCAATTCATACAACCGAAAAACCGTAAGGGCGACGGAACTGCGCGGCGCGGGCCGGTTTGCGGCAAGGTTGCGTGATCAGCCGGATGCCGGACTCACGACGATAGGTTCTTTAGTGCGGCCTTCACCAGGGGCTCGATCGTCAACGATGGGTCGGTACGGAGCAATTCGTCCACGGCCCGCGCCGCTCGGCCCTCGTCGAAACCGAGGGCCGCGAGCGCCTCGATGGCCTCGTTCCTTGCCGACTGCCTTGCCCCCGCTTCGTTCGAAACGACTTCTATATGTTTGAGCCGCCGGGTAAGCTCGAACACGAGCTTCTCGGCCTTGCTGCGCCCTATCCCCGGAACCCTCAATAGCGGCGCCAGATCGCCGGAACGCACCGCCATGACCAGGTCCTCTGTCTTAATTCCAGAGAGGATCGAAAGCGCCATCGCCGGGCCTATCCCGGTTATGCCGAGAAGAACGGCGAATAGATCATGTTCCTGCCGCGAAAAAAAACCGAACAGCCTAAGCTGGTCCTCGCGATGGTAGGTAAAAACGAACAGCACCGCCTCCCGGTGCCCGACGAGGCGTTCGTAGGTCGAAAGCGGAATGCTGCAGCGATAGCCGACACCACCCACATCCACTATCGCTTCCGTGGGTCGAAGGTCCTCGATCATCCCTTTAATCCGCGCTATCATCAGGCTCCTACCTCCCGGAATGCGCCCCGGAGGCGCGTTCCGAGAAAGCCGCACCGGCCCCCGACGAGGCAAGATAATGGCAGGTGGCGACGGCCAGCGCGTCCGCCGCGTCGTCCGACGACGGCGGGTTCTTCATGCCGTACAGGCTTCCCACCATGATCTGCACCTGGCGCTTGGTGGCCTTCCCGTGGCCGGTGACCGCGCGTTTTACCTGAAGCGGAGTGTACTCCGCGCACGAAAGGCCCCTCATGCCGGCGG
The nucleotide sequence above comes from Spirochaetota bacterium. Encoded proteins:
- a CDS encoding sulfatase, with translation MKNERKKRSRRCGPLALLALCSLLAAGCSALGWTDSEEIAADLIDGFGTALVEDDGFAVKYTDLLRYERLYRDPYGVDSPRVVKVGFEIDAVKMFQNMRRSLYIGAVKRSPCRIAIPLKTDARGTTLSFSLGGLGVRNSRCDLSISVTGDGKSDEIFRIGGDGIPERGWKDYTIDLEGIALDDVSIEFRLSSASEKTTHVFLANPRIFTRKSKSSRPPNVVFISIDSLRADAVDAVVQRYGLTPSIDALARDGIVFGNHFVVSNWTRPSTICMLAGVQASRTGVNIFYPPVSDEEKEFFYRKSGTRSMTSILKESGYITRSIGNNAFIIDYTGIGVDLDFDELSEYQTPVRDTVDITDEAVAWIENNAKRRFFLFINYNAPHNAYVPPERYLAPLRTRFPSLHPWFRAYLGEVAYTDEYLGKVVDVLKRLGLYENTIIVVTSDHGEIFSPDKEMSPFTDVRALYSHGQTQYDEELRVPLVIKPQKGIPHRSVRIDSQVRSMDIAPTVLDFMGIGAPVSFQGKTIRPILDGTERDERPVYSEGRMMYSVRAHGYKYAERFYGFGVRPHHWGGEVVKEYAELYDLKNDPDERRNIVAERPDDTRRMRGVLAGERFRQPDNYISANETMTGGRLRVVDGFFYDLEYLSPGSGRSAIRKIGRKEIAFTLAPGDRIRFQTIPAGAACMVVPADAGALLAGRYLLPVFPRRGGAFRLDPASGAAGGEPIPEVAAMAGGVLYYWHDSLNRGLRGVSNEKYLSKDVNKLLERWGYIQGKEKRVE
- the gatC gene encoding Asp-tRNA(Asn)/Glu-tRNA(Gln) amidotransferase subunit GatC is translated as MIIDEKQIIRVAELARLDLTEQEKKEYSRQLSDILAYVEKINEMDTANVLPTDHIVELNNVFRDDVVRESVDASALRSMAPCFEDGHVVVPIIIEGQE
- the thpR gene encoding RNA 2',3'-cyclic phosphodiesterase; its protein translation is MTRLFIGLPIDAQMRTALRPAYEFLSGHDHVLKAAPPENYHITVKFLGECDGNVANAIESTFLEIPVPTVDIPFTLSGMGAFPDMKKPTVIWAGLRAEAELMGQLLKNVERFASNFRFRHEKRQFTPHLTLARLRSGRKITGDLLKFIEKNTDTLYGESLFTRLSLYSSRLTPDGAVYTELKSKSF
- a CDS encoding YkgJ family cysteine cluster protein, translated to MAECKRCGSCCQDVRLAESPDMLERAYHYWKKTPSIDPNFSEIYLIFPMLRFLYEDRREDLPYHYRCVHYGIGENGLPACSIHPIRPRMCRDFPYYNEAEHLDRNGPVSPYGGCGYNDTD
- a CDS encoding ATP-binding protein, whose amino-acid sequence is MKTEYRIKTLRKIVGKAINRYGMIAEGDRVLIALSGGIDSLVLLDAVAGRRRGLPISYHIAAAHIHMEGLGVRADVGFLEAFCRERNVELMVRTVQGQVDFSVGDSRCFFCSWHRRKALFAVMKEVGFSRLAFGHHLDDVIETLLLNMTFHAKFSTMPLRLPMFGGEFDIIRPLGLLMKRQVSEYALAAGLSPIGGECPWSDQSKRSGARRIIGELEGLNPGARVNMFRSMENINREYLPSGYDDME
- a CDS encoding response regulator produces the protein MARALIVDDSKFMRKIIRDTLEEGGHVILAEADNGIDGIDEYRKLKPDFVTMDVTMTGKDGIQAVSDIQAIDPDARIIIISAMSETTLKLNDEKLHANAFITKPFDKKKLLDTINTIL
- a CDS encoding cyclic nucleotide-binding domain-containing protein — protein: MSGQNYLRLYTIATPAESAFLLNEGRAYFFVSNSDKYALKGNNLIIGATELILNNLLDMNLPRLETALGDPDSKVKKIPAETFLSSLDTYSVALNVSMVIAEQVVLTNQIINTNLESVQGDEKRIKETSIEYYRIVARLRQEYEKRRLPWLKMLSEKFENTLICKRGEAFGRTAAPTRITTPLVNTETTLELPKDAVICEEGSMGDEMYILQSGTVDVLISGTRVTSISDHGYVFGEIALLLGEKRTATLKAKSDVLLTRLRKSDLKNITGAQDSILRALLTSLAQKHYYNIEKIKAISAVIIEKDLSTGPGEKSRQILEVQRAQNDLLSLKKEVSGVYTARKAEFLAEIVEGF
- a CDS encoding PadR family transcriptional regulator, whose product is MKIEITILGLLMEENLYGYEIKKKIVERLEDYVDIKFGSIYYAIKKAVDNGWVKRVGTEKEGGNPERYIYQIMPAGRKYYRKMLKQYFDHTMIHFDIDIVLMFYNSLIPEQKEAFIEDRMEAVKEKLANIKEKVDEEMKLPEEKSHIHVFTYLENHLKAELTWLKSLKKGDLVSSDVEA
- the ruvA gene encoding Holliday junction branch migration protein RuvA yields the protein MIARIKGMIEDLRPTEAIVDVGGVGYRCSIPLSTYERLVGHREAVLFVFTYHREDQLRLFGFFSRQEHDLFAVLLGITGIGPAMALSILSGIKTEDLVMAVRSGDLAPLLRVPGIGRSKAEKLVFELTRRLKHIEVVSNEAGARQSARNEAIEALAALGFDEGRAARAVDELLRTDPSLTIEPLVKAALKNLSS